In the genome of Sorangium aterium, one region contains:
- a CDS encoding glycosyltransferase, translating to MRAVVLTTSYPVSDEDPSGHFVRSSAEALTRSGDEVHVIAAGGSVLDPPSREGRLVVHHAGGGALFSWPGAVTRARESPLRLLYAAPFAAGVLDRLREIGPVDRAVAHWIIPCAWPLLLALPRTPLEVHAHGADVRLLLRAPRAARAAVVSALLRRDARFVFAARALRDALAGSLAPEQARALHLASRVEPPVFDLPPVAGRAAALRREIVKGPGERLAVVACRLIPTKRVELAIEAVRAAGPGLRLVVVGDGPERGALERLASGGDLDAGSSRGAGVTATSEGSAAVRFTGMLPRREALAWIGAADVLLHPSSHEAAPTVIREARALGVPVIACDAGDVVAWSRSDDGILVAEGTAQSLAAALRSI from the coding sequence TGATCGCCGCCGGGGGCTCGGTCCTCGATCCGCCTTCTCGAGAGGGCCGGCTCGTCGTCCATCATGCAGGCGGGGGCGCGCTGTTCTCGTGGCCCGGCGCCGTGACCCGCGCGCGCGAGTCGCCGCTCCGGCTGCTCTACGCGGCGCCGTTCGCGGCCGGCGTGCTCGATCGGCTCCGTGAGATCGGGCCGGTCGACCGCGCGGTGGCGCACTGGATCATCCCGTGCGCGTGGCCGCTCCTGCTCGCCCTGCCGCGCACGCCGCTCGAGGTGCACGCGCACGGCGCCGACGTCCGGCTCCTGCTCCGCGCGCCGCGCGCGGCTCGCGCCGCGGTGGTGAGCGCGCTCCTCCGGCGCGACGCGCGCTTCGTCTTCGCCGCGCGCGCGCTGCGCGATGCGCTCGCAGGCTCGCTCGCCCCGGAGCAGGCTCGCGCGCTGCACCTCGCCTCGCGCGTCGAGCCCCCCGTGTTCGATCTGCCGCCAGTCGCCGGGCGCGCTGCCGCGCTCCGTCGCGAGATCGTGAAGGGCCCCGGCGAGCGCCTCGCCGTCGTCGCGTGCCGGCTGATCCCGACGAAGCGGGTCGAGCTCGCGATCGAGGCGGTGCGCGCTGCGGGCCCCGGGTTGCGCCTCGTCGTCGTCGGAGACGGTCCGGAGCGCGGCGCGCTCGAGCGCCTCGCGAGCGGCGGCGACCTCGACGCAGGGAGCTCACGCGGCGCGGGCGTCACGGCGACCAGCGAGGGCAGCGCGGCGGTGCGCTTCACCGGCATGCTCCCGCGGAGGGAAGCGCTCGCGTGGATCGGCGCAGCAGACGTGCTGCTGCACCCTTCATCGCACGAGGCCGCCCCCACGGTGATCCGCGAGGCGCGCGCGCTCGGCGTGCCCGTCATCGCCTGCGACGCGGGCGACGTGGTCGCATGGTCCAGGAGCGACGACGGGATCCTGGTCGCGGAAGGCACCGCGCAGAGCCTCGCGGCCGCGCTCCGCAGCATCTGA